The proteins below come from a single Oncorhynchus tshawytscha isolate Ot180627B linkage group LG22, Otsh_v2.0, whole genome shotgun sequence genomic window:
- the LOC112237711 gene encoding perforin-1, producing MTASVVLSPVFHPVFMGFLALSSLDGGFTCRLGTPEECANCSFVPGYKLAGMGYDVVTLRQKRASVFDVNSYLANSCMVCVNPLTGGELQKLPLHMKDWRAESDCKRKTLSSYYYSVSSLVDDIAFFIENDWKAGLKLENVDLQLAGSKSKVYGFASAHSNADKSSFSFQQFTCSVYSFSVPSKPPLSLDFQRRIASLPHHYTSNSEAYKDIIDTYGTHYISDGDLGGMMKRVTSIRTCLAALNKVFVSDVETCLSMGLDLDIPVGLPVDLGLNLLGGQCSKVATNSDSATGYSMGFLSHHTEVNGGRTLNGVASMRKANIDSFVKWIKSLNEFPEMVSFSLQPLYQLVDDKQTSADLQTAISQYVIDSGIKRIKTENQACRHSPDLSADCCPLLAGRGKLTVFVDRGFSIRGDGMAEPEVYVKLWCSGQHRQTRWITTYDPLWHTHFNFNYVNTQSSLELQVWDKDPGERDDDLQGGCSVNLEQGSHVHSCGLSNGSFTFSYTLTCDKHLTGDKCDQYYPSPN from the exons ATGACAGCATCGGTCGTCCTCTCTCCCGTGTTCCACCCGGTGTTCATGGGTTTCCTGGCTCTGTCGAGCTTGGATGGAGGGTTCACCTGTCGTCTAGGGACCCCAGAAGAATGCGCCAATTGTTCCTTTGTGCCTGGCTACAAACTGGCTGGGATGGGCTATGATGTTGTAACACTGAGACAAAAACGGGCCTCTGTGTTTGATGTCAACAGTTACTTGGCTAACTCCTGCATGGTATGTGTGAACCCACTGACAGGAGGTGAGCTTCAGAAACTCCCCTTGCATATGAAGGACTGGCGCGCCGAAAGTGACTGCAAGAGGAAGACTCTGAGTTCCTACTACTACTCTGTCAGCTCTCTTGTGGATGATATAGCCTTCTTTATAGAGAATGACTGGAAGGCCGGGCTAAAGCTGGAGAATGTAGACCTGCAGTTAGCAGGCAGCAAGTCCAAGGTGTACGGCTTTGCATCCGCACACTCAAACGCAGACAAGTCTTCCTTCTCATTTCAACAatttacctgctctgtctacag TTTCAGTGTACCCAGTAAACCCCCACTTAGCCTGGATTTCCAGCGACGCATAGCTTCTCTGCCACACCACTACACATCCAACAGTGAGGCGTACAAGGACATCATTGATACCTACGGAACTCACTACATCAGTGATGGAGACCTCGGAGGGATGATGAAGAGGGTGACTAGCATTCGCACCTGTCTAGCAGCCCTAAACAAGGTCTTTGTGTCCGACGTGGAAACATGTCTGAGTATGGGGTTGGACTTGGACATACCTGTAGGACTGCCCGTAGACTTAGGGCTAAACCTTTTGGGTGGACAATGTTCGAAGGTCGCTACCAACTCTGACAGTGCAACAGGGTACAGCATGGGCTTCTTAAGTCACCACACGGAAGTGAACGGAGGGAGAACCTTAAATGGAGTTGCTTCTATGAGAAAAGCTAATATAGATAGTTTCGTAAAATGGATAAAAAGCCTAAATGAGTTTCCGGAAATGGTATCCTTCTCCCTGCAGCCTCTATATCAACTGGTTGATGACAAACAGACGAGCGCTGATCTACAAACAGCTATTAGTCAGTATGTGATCGACAGCGGGATTAAGAGAATAAAGACAGAGAATCAAGCATGCAGGCATTCACCTGACCTCTCTGCTGATTGCTGCCCCCTGTTGGCAGGGAGAGGCAAACTAACAGTCTTTGTGGACCGTGGGTTTAGTATAAGGGGTGATGGGATGGCCGAACCAGAGGTTTACGTCAAACTGTGGTGTTCAGGTCAGCACAGGCAGACCCGCTGGATCACTACCTATGATCCACTTTGGCATACACATTTCAACTTTAACTATGTAAACACCCAGTCCTCTCTAGAGCTCCAGGTGTGGGATAAGGACCCAGGGGAACGTGACGATGACCTCCAGGGTGGGTGTTCTGTAAACCTGGAGCAGGGGAGCCACGTGCATAGCTGTGGACTCAGTAATGGGAGTTTCACATTCTCTTACACATTAACTTGTGACAAACACCTGACTGGTGATAAATGTGACCAATATTACCCCTCCCCAAACTAG